The Chelonia mydas isolate rCheMyd1 chromosome 1, rCheMyd1.pri.v2, whole genome shotgun sequence nucleotide sequence CGGAACATAATGGTTGTCTGGCTTTTTATGATCTTTAACTGTGCAGCCACACCTTAATATTGATGTAACTTCGTACATTTAGTATTGAAAACAAGTGGGAAgcgcctgctgaagtcaataaggGAGGCCTTTGTGTATCCACGGAGCAGAATTTGATCAGCTATTTCATATTGTATATTTAAgtactataaatatatttaaaatatagattATTTTTTCATATTGTGTCACGTATTTGTCTGCATCACTAAGCCCAAGTTATTCACTTAAATCGGGAGAGGAGTATTGGTCGTGTGGTTAAGGCTAACACTAGATTGCAGCTTCCTAGAGTGCAGTTCCCAGTTGTGCcgcagacttgctgtgtgacctggagCAGGTCGCTTAGGGTGCGTCCACCCTGCTATTAAAAACCTGTgactggcctatgccagctgactcaggctcatggggcttgtcCTCATGGGGctgtttatttgcagtgtagatgttcagggtCAGGCTGGATCATGGGCTATCGGGTCCTGCGAGGGGtgagggtcccagaacttgggctCCAGCTCAGTCCAAGCCctaatgtttacactgcaattaaagagccccctagcatgagccctgcaagtCCAGCCATGGGAgtctaattgtagtgtagacatacctttagagacTGATTTTGCTATCCTTACACTGAAGAGCATCTtaatccatagacttcagtgggactaatcatGGAATAAAGTGCTACTCAACGTGAGgaagagtatcagaatctggccctttatctcTGTTAACATCGGGGGGTAATAATGCTCCCATTCGTGGTGTGGCTTATCTAttgggaccctgatcctgcaatgagatctGCACAGATAGAACCAACACCCACATGGAGCTATACTGACTTCATTAGGGCTCCATGTTTCAGTGGTCCAAAGGATTGTCTTTGTGAGTTTGGGGCCTatatactgtaagctctttggggcatgtaCTGTCTCTTAGTGTATATCGAATGCTTATCACAATGGAGCCCCAGTCGTGGTTGAGGACTCTGTGCTATTGTAattctactactactactaaatataaagcttatacaataTCTTGTTATGAAATATACCAGAAATCTATGGAAAGTACATTAATGtccatatgtattatgataagTTTCAAATGTAATAATGTCTTCAGTATTTGCAAGCAAATAAGAATCCTTCAGTCATATGCTGCTGGCTGTTTCTGACTAATTGTAGGTTTGTGGCCCAACTTTGTAATGTATTCTAACAaaaaactgttgtttttttattcttttaaggCTTTCTTGAACAAGGTTTACTAGTCCAAGATGAAAAGAAATTAAGACAACATTACACTACAACTGCACAATTCAGATTGGATATGCTCTCTCTGTTACCAACAGACCTGGCATATTTAAAACTAGGGTTTAATTACCCTGAACTACGGTTTAACCGCTTGCTGAGGTTTGCCAGGCTATTTGAGTTTTTTGACCGCACAGAAACCAGGACAAACTATCCAAATATGTTTCGGATTGGAAATCTTGTCTTGTACATTCTTATCATCATCCACTGGAATGCATGTatatattttgcaatttcaaagCTTATTGGGTTTGGAACGGACTCCTGGGTCTATCCCAATGTGACCTATCCAGAATATGGACGTCTGTCCAGAAAGTATATTTACTGTTTGTATTGGTCAACACTGACACTGACGACAATTGGAGAAACTCCGCCTCCAGTGAAAGATGAAGAGTATCTCTTTGTGGTCATTGACTTCTTGGTGGGTGTGCTGATCTTTGCTACCATTGTCGGTAACGTAGGATCTATGATTTCAAACATGAATGCCTCCAGGGCAGAGTTCCAGGCCAAAGTTGATTCCATAAAACAGTATATGCATTTCCGAAAGGTGACAaaggatttggaggccagggtcATTAAATGGTTTGATTACCTCTGGACCAACAAGAAAACAGTAGATGAGAAGGAAGTTCTTAAAAGCCTGCCTGACAAACTTAAGGCTGAAATTGCTATCAACGTCCATCTGGACACGTTAAAGAAAGTGCGTATCTTCCAGGATTGTGAAGCTGGGCTTCTTATTGAGCTGGTGCTGAAGCTGAGACCTACAGTCTTTAGTCCTGGAGATTATATATGCAAAAAGGGGGATATTGGGAGAGAAATGTACATCATTAAGGAGGGGAAGTTGgctgtggtggcagatgatggCATAACACAGTTTGTTGTCCTAAGTGATGGCAGCTACTTTGGTGAAATCAGCATCTTAAACATCAAAGGTAGCAAATCTGGTAACAGGAGGACAGCCAACATCAGGAGCATTGGTTATTCCGATCTATTCTGTTTGTCCAAAGATGATTTGATGGAAGCCCTCACTGAATATCCTGATGCCAAAAAGGCATTGGAAGAGAAAGGGCGGCAAATTCTGATGAAAGACAATTTAATAGATGAGGAGGCAGCAAAAGCAGGAGCTGACCCTAAAGACTTGGAAGAAAAAGTGGAAAGACTTGAAAGCGCTCTGGACAATCTGCAGACTAGGTTTGCTAGGCTCATGGCAGAATACAACTCAACCCAACTGAGAGTAAAGCAGAGACTCACTAGAGTGGAAAACAAAGTGAAGAAATATGGAAGTGATTCCTTATCTGATGGAGGGGAAGAGCCTGTAAAAACTGAGGAAGTGGAGAAAAAGAATTAATAGCTCATTTATATTTCTCATTTAATCTAGAATATTTCAGCATGTAAAgccataaatatatataaaaacatattaTATATGTGAAAACACTCACATACATGATTATTTTTATATGGACTCCAAGAGAATGGCTTTTAgagtttttaattaaaggaatATTTTCTTGTAAATAGGAAATTGTTACCTTTTATCTTGTTTTTAGGAAGAGACTTTGGATTGTTATTTGGGTCTTTTTTTGTACTGATGACGTTACTTACGAGTTGTGCTCAGATTATCTTTAATGTGGTATGTATAGATCTTGACACATTTAATTGTTGTTTATCTCTTTCCATGCTCTTGTTGAAGGAGTCATGTATAAAGTAATGGACTCTTCCAGAAAGAGGAGACAGAACTGTATTAATAATTAACTATGCTATGTCTACACCCCTCTACCTTGGTAGCCTAGTAACCTACTAAATACATGTAGTAAATCCAGACTACCCAAAATCTATATTCTTTCACAGCAATGTGAAGGAACCTATAGGAAAGGTGTGTCTTGGCTATATAATCTGTTACGTGATATGAAATACCCAGGTACCTGAATGCCACGGATCTCGAAATGATTCCTTTCTCCTGTGCTGTGGTCATTGGAAAGTCCGTATAGAGCAATCAGTGGTGCTTAATTTGCTCCCAGTGCAGTTCTACTATGGTTTCTCCACTCCACAACTGTTATATTAACTGTACTGCATTAACTCGTTCCTAACCCCTTCCATGCTGGGATAATCCTTGCATGAAAGAAACCCCTAAGGGGTAGTCAGTCCTGGCAACAGGGCTCCATTAAAGCTGAGAAGAGTCATAGCACCCTCCCCCGCAAAGCCTTCTGCTTTTAGATAGAGAGCCTCTTCTCCATCCCCTGGGATTTCATCTGGCTTTTGGGGCAGAACTGCTACCTATAATGCCTGGGGCCAACCCCTATTGAATCATTTGAGGAAAATTTtgtgagggggaagcagatttTTCTGCTCTGATCCTCCACCCAGATCTCCATCTGCAAGTATTTCTGCAGGGGAGGAAGATGCTGGCTCCTGTTAGGAGGCCTTTCCTGATATTAAGCCTAAGTTTTCtttctcttcattttattttattactcctGTTAtaacacctccccctccccctcccccccgtgccaGCCTAAAGAATTCCTCTGCCTTATTGGAATTTACAGCTTTCGGATATGTTACCATGGCACCACTTCATCATTATTGAGCTAAGATAGACAAAATTTACTTCTAATTTTCCTCAAGACAGCCCCTTCAGGCCCCTAACCATTctggttgctcttctctgaacttgcTCCAGGTTGTCACTTATCATTCTAGTAAATTTCTGCCCTGAATTGAATGCAGCATCCCAGGTGCAATCACATTAGCAGGCAAAATTATATTGAGGATTTTTACTGCCAcatcactagggccctaccaaattcatggccatgaaaaaatgcCTCATGGAtcatgaaatctggctattgtagggaTAGGGCGCTCCTACTGTGTGCTGACCTCCAGCTGCTAGCacctgtggggctggggagggacgggacttcctcttcccctgcagcggCCACTCCCAGGaccagatcagacccacctccaggaacattccctggctgcaggaagctctgtggctcctggctggaagcccagctctgaaggcagcgcagacaTGGAGCTTCCTGGAGCCAAGGgacagtggtggattagccactgggcctctggggcccatgcccagggaccCCAGAAAAAATCTGCTGACAGGATTTGGAAGCCCGGAGTCCTGAAGGCCGAGCGGGGGAAGCCCtcgtgccccaaccctgctctgtggcagcagcaccagggcagggcagtggaagGCCCCCACAGCGGCCCTCGACCCCGTCAGAAGCCGTGGGACAGGGTaggctccctccaccccagcagtccccaaccccatccccagcagaatCTGAAGGATGAGggaagctccccacccccagggacagtgttccctctaatttatCCCACCCacatgtggaatgaattttgttatgtgcaccaatatggaggtgatgtgtcacacatcacctccatatcgctgcacataacaaaattcatgtggcggggtaggggccaagggatttgaagtgtgggaggggctcagggctggggcagaaggttggggtgcaggggagtgaggactctggctgagggtgtgggctcggggtggggctgggaatgaggggtttggggtgccatggggctctccaggcctgtggtggggagagaggactccctcctgcccagctcactctccccacagcagcacctgggctggagaggagaggcacccctcccccatccctggctgggctgggtcaggggaggggcgcctctccctcAGCTGTGGCAGGTCCAGGCTGGGCCAAGGGAGGGACTCCTTTCCCCCGGCCATGGCAggtccggggctgggctgggtctgagccatctctccccactgcagccctgagcgcctgcaCAGCGCTTAATCCtggccgcacagcttagagggaacttagtcCAGtggcccccaaccccatccctggCAGAAGCCGCAGGGTGCCAGGGGAAGCCCCCATGCCTGATCCCACTGTCCAGCTGAAGCAccgtgtgggtgggtggggtgaagCCCCAGCAGCCTCACCCTGGTCCCTCGCAGAAGCACAGGAGTGGCAGGGAAAGCCCTAGCACCAGAACCCCCTCTgcggccctgggactggaggcgGTCTCACTCCCCGCTGCGGGCCATGACGAGGACAGAGCTTCTCCGGACTTGGGGCCAcggtggggcggggagcagaaaggagcaaacaggttgcagggctgcagtggggagggcaGAATGGGGGGACCGTGGGTGGAACAGGGGcaccctggggaaggggcagaaaggggtggggctgtggatgggaccacaggtggaaggggcagaacagaggtggagtcacaggcagaaggggtggagagaGGCTCTGCCTTTCtctagcccagggccccaggaaatcttaatccacctctgccagGGGACGTTCCCAGAGGTGGGTCTAACCCGGCTCTGGGAACAGTCCCTgcagaggaagtcccatccttccccagctctgtcggaactagcagctggagcccggccCATGGTAGGAGCCCTCAGCTGGGGCACTCactgcccttcccctgcccagctctgggcccagcacTTGGGGGCtaaaggggccttgggctggctggggtgggaggacCACGATGTCCCCCTGACCATGGAGCACTGGG carries:
- the CNGA3 gene encoding cyclic nucleotide-gated cation channel alpha-3 isoform X1 translates to MAKINTQHSCPAMHRLSVRTIDEEIERIENGFSRTHSLCEDTSSELQRDISMETRGLSESRRSSFTGTGAMARLSRFVLSLRSWVTRHLHHEDQRPDSFLERIRGPELKEVSSRESNTHSNLSNYEQPGKVKRKKKEIFVVDPSSNLYYRWLTIIATPVFYNWCMLVCRACFDELQTKHIILWLVLDYSSDILYILDTLVRFRTGFLEQGLLVQDEKKLRQHYTTTAQFRLDMLSLLPTDLAYLKLGFNYPELRFNRLLRFARLFEFFDRTETRTNYPNMFRIGNLVLYILIIIHWNACIYFAISKLIGFGTDSWVYPNVTYPEYGRLSRKYIYCLYWSTLTLTTIGETPPPVKDEEYLFVVIDFLVGVLIFATIVGNVGSMISNMNASRAEFQAKVDSIKQYMHFRKVTKDLEARVIKWFDYLWTNKKTVDEKEVLKSLPDKLKAEIAINVHLDTLKKVRIFQDCEAGLLIELVLKLRPTVFSPGDYICKKGDIGREMYIIKEGKLAVVADDGITQFVVLSDGSYFGEISILNIKGSKSGNRRTANIRSIGYSDLFCLSKDDLMEALTEYPDAKKALEEKGRQILMKDNLIDEEAAKAGADPKDLEEKVERLESALDNLQTRFARLMAEYNSTQLRVKQRLTRVENKVKKYGSDSLSDGGEEPVKTEEVEKKN
- the CNGA3 gene encoding cyclic nucleotide-gated cation channel alpha-3 isoform X2, producing the protein MAKINTQHSCPAMHRLSVRTIDEEIERIENGFSRTHSLCEDTSSELQRDISMETRGLSESRRSSFTGTGAMARLSRFVLSLRSWVTRHLHHEDQRPDSFLERIRGPELKEVSSRESNTHSNLSNYEQPGKVKSHWSLARFNVNNSNNTNEDKNKEKKEAKEEKKEEKKEEKKEEKKDDKKDDKKKEEKKKEIFVVDPSSNLYYRWLTIIATPVFYNWCMLVCRACFDELQTKHIILWLVLDYSSDILYILDTLVRFRTGFLEQGLLVQDEKKLRQHYTTTAQFRLDMLSLLPTDLAYLKLGFNYPELRFNRLLRFARLFEFFDRTETRTNYPNMFRIGNLVLYILIIIHWNACIYFAISKLIGFGTDSWVYPNVTYPEYGRLSRKYIYCLYWSTLTLTTIGETPPPVKDEEYLFVVIDFLVGVLIFATIVGNVGSMISNMNASRAEFQAKVDSIKQYMHFRKVTKDLEARVIKWFDYLWTNKKTVDEKEVLKSLPDKLKAEIAINVHLDTLKKVRIFQDCEAGLLIELVLKLRPTVFSPGDYICKKGDIGREMYIIKEGKLAVVADDGITQFVVLSDGSYFGEISILNIKGSKSGNRRTANIRSIGYSDLFCLSKDDLMEALTEYPDAKKALEEKGRQILMKDNLIDEEAAKAGADPKDLEEKVERLESALDNLQTRFARLMAEYNSTQLRVKQRLTRVENKVKKYGSDSLSDGGEEPVKTEEVEKKN